The window CAATCCATATCAGAGCCCCTCTGACGGCACGCTGAATCAAAGCCCTTGGCTGCGGTTCTGTTGTGCGCAATGTGACTCACGCCCTCTCGGGAAACTTGTTGGCACCAAGTGAACCGACCACTGCGTCTTTTCAATGGCCAGTTCGTCTCTGTTTAAGAGAAGCCGTTCTTGAAAAGGAAAACCATGATCCAATCGCTCCCCAATCCACGCAACTTCATCCAACCACAAGCCAACGTCTTTCAGCCTTCCAGCCCCACGTCGACGCCTCCACTGGCGGCGTCCAATGCCCCATGCTGTGGTGAACTCGCCGCCCCAGCGGACTCGTGCTGCGGCGCGACTGAACCGACATCGATCTCCGCAAAGCCAGAGGCAAAAACTTCTCACGCCGACAATCGCGAATCGTTGCCCATCGCCATCATCGGGGCGGGTCCGATCGGGCTGGCCGCCGCTGCGAATCTGATTCAACGCGACCAGGATTTCATCTTGCTCGAAGCGGGTCAGCGAATTGCCGCGAGCATCTGGGAATGGCGACACGTTCGCTTGTTCACTCCTTGGTTTTACCTGATCGACCCAGCTTCCAAGCGAATCCTTCAAGCCGATCATTCGTGGCAAGCTCCCGATGACAACGAGGTCCCATTCGCGAAGGAGTTGGTGGAACGCTACTTGGATCCGCTTGCCGCCAACGAACGCATCGCCTCCCGTTTGAAACTGAACCATCAAGTCACGACCATCTCTCGCGATGGACACGACCGAATGAAAGATGGCAACCGCAACGAGGCCCCCTTTTTGATCGTGGCCGATACCCCTGACGGCCCACGTCGGTTCTATGCCCGAGCGGTCATCGATGCGTCTGGCACCTGGAACACGCCCAACCCGATGGGAGCTGGCGGGATCGAGGCGGATGGCGAACAACAATTCCAAGACCACATTCGCTACGGCATGCCCGATGTGTTGGACCGCGAACGAGACCGCTACGCTGGCAAACGCGTGCTGGTCGTTGGCTCTGGGCACTCCGCCACCGGTGCGGTGCTGAGCCTGGTTGAACTCGCCAATGAGGCCCCCGAAACGATGATCGCTTGGGCCGTCCGCCGCACCAACCCCGCCAAGCTTTGGGGCGGTGGCCAGGCAGATGAAATCGAAGCCCGAGGCGCACTGGGGACTCGCGTCAAAGCGGCTGTCGACGACGGCAGAGCCACCCTGCTGACGGGCCTTTCAATCGGCGCCATCAGCGAGCATCCAGATGGCTTGGAAGTCTTCGACGTCCATGGCGTTTCGCAGGTGATCGTCGATGAGATCATCGTGGCGACCGGAGCTCGCCCCAACTTGAATATGCTTCGCGAACTTCGTTTGGAACTGGATGCCGCCACGCAAGCGACCAAAGCACTCGGGCCTTTGATCGATCCGAATCAACACAGCTGCGGAACTGTTCCACCGCACGGTGCGAAAGAACTGACACACCCCGAACGTGGGTTCTACTTGGCTGGCATGAAAAGCTATGGTCGAGCACCGACGTTTTTGATGCGGACCGGTTATGAACAAGTTCGATCCATCGCAGCCGAACTCTCCGGCGATCACGAGGCCGCGAGAAAGGTCGAACTCACACTGCCATCCACCGGTGTTTGCTCCACTGATCTGGTGAACCAAGAACGGGGTGACTCCTGCGAAATCACTTCTTCCTGCGAAACAAATGTCTCGATCGAAACCAGCAACCGCTGCGAAGCAAACGGTTGATTCGATCGAAGCGTAATCACCGCAGTCATATTCTTGTCAGCTCCTTGAACCGCATTCGTTTCGAGTCAGCAATTGAAACCCACATCAAGTATTTCGCGCGCAGTCGACATCGAGTGATCACCGGATGAACACAGATAGCGAATCGCACAAAAGGCTTGTACAAAGGGGACACACACCGTCGCCAGACAGTGCATCAACCGCTGAGATCTGGAATTTGTTCGGGGAAGAACTTCGGACATTCTTGCTCCGTCGCGTTTCCGCCGCTCAGGTAGCCGAAGACTTGCTGCAGGAAACATTCGTTCGCATTCACACCAAGCTGAACGAAGTCGATGACCAACAACGCATCCGATCCTGGGTGTTCCAGATCGCTCGCAACTTGGTCGTCGATCACTACCGTTCGAAGTCGCGTGAGGCCGCCGCATTGGCCGATGAAATCGCAGCCAACGGTGAGCGTGAAGAAAGCTTGGAAGACGTCGTCATCGGTTGGCTCCCCAAAATGCTGGCACAACTTCCTGAGGAGCAACGCGAAGCGGTCGAACTGTATGAAATCCAGGGACTGTCCCAACAAGAGATCGCGAACAAACTGGGGCTATCGTTGTCCGGTGCTAAATCTCGCGTCCAACGAGGCAGGTCCAAACTCAAGCAAGTGCTCTTTGACTGCTGCAGTTTCGAGCACGATCGTCGCGGCAACCTGATCGGCTATGAAAGGAACCACTCGAACGAGTCACACCGGTTGGACGCTTGATTCATCGCGACAACTTCGGCTTCACTGGGTGAACGTGCTAAACTTCTTTGAGGCACACGAATTGTGTTTCGAACTGCCGCGGCGAGGGTGGACCCTTTGGCAAATCGCGGTTTCCCGAGCACGCTTATCCTTCCACGACAAACCAGCCAGGCGGCCATCCAGTCCGCTGGACTGAAACAACGCCCATGGTCAAATCCTGCCGAAGTTGCAAACGCCCGATTGATCCCGACCGAGACTGGATTGAAAGATTCTTGGTCGAAGGTGCACCGGCACCGCCTGAGTCTCGAGCGACCAAAGCCGATTTGCGACAAGCTGTCGCAGAACGCGACCATTTGCTGGGTCAACTGCACGCGATGGCCCTGCGAATGCTGGCCAAGGAGCTATCAATCGCCTCGTCGCCGTCACTGAGCGACAATCGCACGCCTTCGCAGATCCATGCGGATATGCAACGTTGGATCCAAAATCACGAACTATCTCAGTGAAGCCTGTTTTGAGGGGCCCGATTCCCAGTGTCCCGCGTCCATCAGGCCAATTTCCAGTCGAAGTGGCGCGATCGTTGCTCTCAGCAGTTACGACTCTTGCACCTTGTTGATTCATGCCGGCGCGGTTACACCAGAATGTTTCGGTTCGATCGTTCCCAGGCAACTTCCTGGAACCCCCTCGACGGAGAAGTTTCATCCGATGGCGAAAACCCTAGTCGACTGCGGCAATTGTGGTCCTGATTTCAATGCCATTCGTCAAATGGTGACCTCACACTTTGACGCTGCGGTGTTGCAGACCCACGGTGCCGAGGACACGATCGAATTGTTGAAGAAGCGCAATGTGGACCTCGTGACGGTCAATCGAAAACTCGATCGCGACTACACGGATGGTTTGGATGTGATCAAACAAATCAAATCCGATCCTGATCTGGCCAAAGTGCCCGTGATGCTGGTCACCAATTACGACGAACATCAAGAAGCGGCCATGAGCGAAGGGGCCGAGCGAGGGTTTGGAAAATTGGAAATCGGTTCGGACAAAACAATCGAACAACTGAAGCCCTACCTGGTGGACTGAGTTGGTGGACACACCTTATCGAAAAATGCTGGCGGCCAAGATTCACCGCGCGACGGTGACTGGTGCAGACGTGAACTACGAAGGCAGCTTGACCGTTCCCCCGGAACTGTTGGTTGCTGCAAAGATTCACCCTTACGAATCTTTGCATGTTTGGAATGTGACTCGAGGCACGCGTTTGGAAACCTACGCGATCGAAGGACTTCCAAATTCCAATGACGTGTGTGCCAACGGTGCCGCCGCTCACTTGATTCGTCCTGGCGACCATGTGATTTTGGCGGCGTACGCCATGGTTCCCGAAGCCGATGCGGCGACACACAAACCTCGTTTGATCTTTGTTGATGACAACAATCAGTTGTCCCACGTCGGCCCTGAGATCGCGGGTCCCAACCTGCGATCCGATTCCGATGACACGCACCTGGTTCGCTCCACTGAGATGACGCCTGACGGACAACCGCTCGCTGAAGGTTGCTAGAGCATGTCCGGTTCGGGCGTTTCGCTCGTCGCTGCGGTTCGGGCGAAGGAATCCCAGCCCAACGATTGGCAACGCCAAACTTTCGTCTTGTTGGGCTCACTCGCATTATTCGTTGCGGTTGGCCTGCTGTGGTGGGACATCCGGTTGGTATTGATGCTGGTTGGCATCCTGCTGCTGCACGAAGGTGGACACTTCGTTGCCATGCGTGCGTTCGGGTACCGAAACATTCGAATGGTGTTCGTCCCCATGCTCGGTGCCGCTGTCAGTGGCCAACCGATCCGGATCCAGCGTTGGAAAAAAGCCATCGTCTACTTTGCTGGTCCGTTACCGGGAATCGCGATTTCGATGGTGTTGCTCTTGATCGCGTCAGCAGGCAACGCCGACGCGAACGCATCCGTCTCGGCGGTACCAATCCTGTTGATGAACAGCAGTCACCCTTGGCTTTTCGAACTGGGTGGTTTGGGTCTGTTGCTCAATTGGATGAACTTGCTTCCTTTGCTACCGCTGGACGGTGGCAGGATCGTGCAATCCACATTCGCCCGGCCGTCACCCTGGCGAGAAGCCTTGGGTCGTGTGCTGACGATGCTGGTCATCGTGGGGCTTGGGATTCTCATTGGCGAACCGATGTTGCTGCTATTGATCCTTCCTTTGCTGTTCACCATGCCATTGACCTACCGCACCTGCTGGCTAAGTCGGCGACTGTGCGAAAATGAGATTCCACCGCCCACCGAGAGCGGGATTCCCGAAACAGCGATTGACACGATCGCATCGGCCATCGACGAAACCGCTCTCCGTGCTCTCGCGCCAACGCAAAAGGCATCGCTGGTGCTGCAGCTCTACGAGTCGCTGATCACGCCACCTCCCACCGCGTTTGCATCGCGAATCGTTGGGCTGGCTTATCTTGGCTCCTTCATGGTGAGTACGCTTTTTGGATGGTGGATCTGGTCACTCCATCGCTGGCACGATCCCGCCGTCGGAAGACTCGATCTTTCCAAAAGCTTTGCAAATGCGACCGGTTTCGACAAAGGATCTCAGATCATCCTGGCCGTAATCACCGAGCTGCTGGAATCGACTTCACTCGTGTTTTGAGTGGCAACGATTCTGCGAAGGAATTTTGCTGGATCCCGTCCGAGGTTGTTACATACCACGGTCGATCCTTGGGGCATCAGTGAGTATCCTGGTGCGATTGAATTTCGCCACTCATGAATGCCGCCACCATGTCAGACTCGTCCAGCGTTGCCAACGGACCAAAATCCGAAATTTACGAAGCGTTGACGTCGATTCGGTTGATTGATCCGCACTCGCACATCAACCCGCATTCGCCGGCATCGACCACGCTGGCCGATGTGCTCGGTTACCACTACTACACGGAACTGGCACACTCGGCGGGAATGCCGAAATCACAGATCGAAGACAAGGCGATCGGCCCAAAAGAGTTGGTCGAACGTTTGGTGGGTGGTTTGCAACCGCTCGAGAACACAGCCCAGTACAGTTGGCTGATCGAAATTTGCCGCACGTTCTTTGGCTTTGAAG of the Rhodopirellula baltica SH 1 genome contains:
- a CDS encoding NAD(P)-binding domain-containing protein, with the protein product MIQSLPNPRNFIQPQANVFQPSSPTSTPPLAASNAPCCGELAAPADSCCGATEPTSISAKPEAKTSHADNRESLPIAIIGAGPIGLAAAANLIQRDQDFILLEAGQRIAASIWEWRHVRLFTPWFYLIDPASKRILQADHSWQAPDDNEVPFAKELVERYLDPLAANERIASRLKLNHQVTTISRDGHDRMKDGNRNEAPFLIVADTPDGPRRFYARAVIDASGTWNTPNPMGAGGIEADGEQQFQDHIRYGMPDVLDRERDRYAGKRVLVVGSGHSATGAVLSLVELANEAPETMIAWAVRRTNPAKLWGGGQADEIEARGALGTRVKAAVDDGRATLLTGLSIGAISEHPDGLEVFDVHGVSQVIVDEIIVATGARPNLNMLRELRLELDAATQATKALGPLIDPNQHSCGTVPPHGAKELTHPERGFYLAGMKSYGRAPTFLMRTGYEQVRSIAAELSGDHEAARKVELTLPSTGVCSTDLVNQERGDSCEITSSCETNVSIETSNRCEANG
- the sigZ gene encoding RNA polymerase sigma factor SigZ, with amino-acid sequence MNTDSESHKRLVQRGHTPSPDSASTAEIWNLFGEELRTFLLRRVSAAQVAEDLLQETFVRIHTKLNEVDDQQRIRSWVFQIARNLVVDHYRSKSREAAALADEIAANGEREESLEDVVIGWLPKMLAQLPEEQREAVELYEIQGLSQQEIANKLGLSLSGAKSRVQRGRSKLKQVLFDCCSFEHDRRGNLIGYERNHSNESHRLDA
- a CDS encoding response regulator yields the protein MAKTLVDCGNCGPDFNAIRQMVTSHFDAAVLQTHGAEDTIELLKKRNVDLVTVNRKLDRDYTDGLDVIKQIKSDPDLAKVPVMLVTNYDEHQEAAMSEGAERGFGKLEIGSDKTIEQLKPYLVD
- the panD gene encoding aspartate 1-decarboxylase, producing the protein MDTPYRKMLAAKIHRATVTGADVNYEGSLTVPPELLVAAKIHPYESLHVWNVTRGTRLETYAIEGLPNSNDVCANGAAAHLIRPGDHVILAAYAMVPEADAATHKPRLIFVDDNNQLSHVGPEIAGPNLRSDSDDTHLVRSTEMTPDGQPLAEGC
- a CDS encoding site-2 protease family protein codes for the protein MSGSGVSLVAAVRAKESQPNDWQRQTFVLLGSLALFVAVGLLWWDIRLVLMLVGILLLHEGGHFVAMRAFGYRNIRMVFVPMLGAAVSGQPIRIQRWKKAIVYFAGPLPGIAISMVLLLIASAGNADANASVSAVPILLMNSSHPWLFELGGLGLLLNWMNLLPLLPLDGGRIVQSTFARPSPWREALGRVLTMLVIVGLGILIGEPMLLLLILPLLFTMPLTYRTCWLSRRLCENEIPPPTESGIPETAIDTIASAIDETALRALAPTQKASLVLQLYESLITPPPTAFASRIVGLAYLGSFMVSTLFGWWIWSLHRWHDPAVGRLDLSKSFANATGFDKGSQIILAVITELLESTSLVF